The following coding sequences are from one Prionailurus viverrinus isolate Anna chromosome D2, UM_Priviv_1.0, whole genome shotgun sequence window:
- the FBXL15 gene encoding F-box/LRR-repeat protein 15 has translation MEPPMEPSGGEQEPGAVRLLDLPWEDVLLPHVLSRVPLRQLLRLQRVSRAFRALVQLHLAGLRRFDAAQVGPQIPRAALAWLLRDAEGLQELALAPCHEWLSDEDLVPVLTRNPQLRSVALAGCGQLSRRALGALAEGCPRLQRLSLAHCDWVDGLALRGLADRCPALEELDLTACRQLKDEAIVYLAQRRGAGLRSLSLAVNANVGDTAVQELARNCPELEHLDLTGCLRVGSDGVRTLAEYCPALRSLRVRHCHHVAEPSLSRLRKRGVDIDVEPPLHQALVLLQDMAGFAPFVNLQV, from the exons ATGGAGCCACCGATGGAGCCGTCCGGAGGGGAGCAAGAGCCCGGAGCCGTCAG GCTCCTGGACCTGCCTTGGGAAGACGTGCTGCTCCCACACGTCCTGAGCCGGGTGCCGCTGCGCCAGCTGCTCCGGCTGCAGCGCGTCAGCCGGGCCTTCCGGGCGCTAGTGCAGCTGCACCTGGCTGGCCTGCGCCGCTTCGACGCCGCTCAG GTGGGTCCTCAGATCCCGCGGGCCGCATTGGCCTGGCTGCTGCGGGACGCTGAGGGGCTGCAGGAGCTGGCCCTAGCACCGTGTCACGAATGGCTGTCGGATGAGGATCTGGTGCCGGTGCTGACGCGGAATCCGCAGCTGCGGAGCGTGGCTCTAGCCGGCTGCGGACAACTGAGCCGCCGAGCGCTGGGGGCGCTGGCGGAGGGCTGCCCCCGCCTGCAGCGCCTTTCGCTTGCGCACTGTGACTGGGTAGACGGTCTGGCGCTGCGCGGCCTCGCCGACCGCTGTCCGGCCCTTGAGGAGCTGGACCTCACCGCCTGCCGTCAGCTCAAGGATGAGGCCATCGTATACCTGGCGCAGAGGCGCGGCGCAGGCCTTCGCAGCCTCTCGCTGGCAGTCAACGCCAATGTGGGGGATACCGCCGTCCAGGAGTTGGCTCGGAACTGCCCGGAACTCGAGCACCTAGATCTAACCGGCTGCCTCCGCGTCGGAAGCGACGGCGTCAG GACCTTGGCCGAGTACTGCCCGGCGTTGCGCTCGCTGCGGGTGCGGCACTGCCACCATGTGGCCGAGCCCAGCCTGAGCCGCCTGCGGAAGCGCGGCGTGGACATCGACGTGGAGCCGCCGCTGCATCAGGCCCTGGTGCTCCTGCAGGACATGGCTGGTTTTGCACCCTTTGTCAACCTGCAGGTCTGA
- the CUEDC2 gene encoding CUE domain-containing protein 2 — protein MELERIVSTALLAFVQTHLPEADLSGLDEVIFSYVLGVLEDLGPSGPSEENFDMEAFTEMMEAYVPGFAHIPRGTIGDMMQKLSGQLSGARNKENLQPQSSEVQGQMPISPEPLQRPEKLKEETRASPTAAGDTQEEAASAEEELLPGVDVLLEVFPTCSVEQAQWVLAKARGDLEEAVQMLVEGKEEGPPAWDGPNQDLPRRLRGPQKDELKSFILQKYMMVDSAEDQKIHRPMAPREAPKKLIRYIDNQIVSTKGERFKDVRNPEAEEMKATYINLKPARKYRFH, from the exons atgGAGCTGGAGAGGATTGTCAGTACAGCCCTCCTTGCCTTTGTCCAGACGCACCTCCCCGAGGCTGATCTCAG CGGCTTGGATGAGGTCATCTTCTCGTATGTGCTTGGGGTCCTGGAGGACCTGGGCCCCTCAGGGCCATCAGAGGAGAACTTCGATATGGAGGCCTTCACTGAGATGATGGAGGCCTATGTGCCTGGCTTTGCCCACATTCCAAG GGGTACAATAGGGGACATGATGCAGAAGCTCTCAGGGCAGCTGAGCGGTGCCAGGAACAAAG AGAACCTGCAGCCACAGAGCTCTGAGGTCCAAGGTCAGATGCCCATCTCCCCAGAGCCCCTGCAGCGGCCTGAAAAGCTCAAAGAAGAAACTAGAGCTTCTCCTACTGCTGCTGGAGACACCCAGGAAGAG GCAGCCAGTGCCGAGGAGGAGCTGCTGCCAGGGGTGGATGTACTCCTGGAGGTGTTCCCTACGTGCTCGGTAGAGCAGGCCCAGTGGGTGCTGGCCAAAGCTCGGGGAGACTTGGAAGAAGCTGTGCAGATGCTggtagaggggaaggaagaggggcctCCAGCCTGGGATGGCCCCAACCAG GACCTGCCCAGGCGCCTCAGAGGCCCCCAAAAGGATGAACTGAAGTCCTTCATCCTACAGAA GTACATGATGGTGGATAGCGCAGAGGATCAGAAGATTCACCGGCCCATGGCTCCCAGGGAG GCCCCCAAGAAGCTGATCCGATACATCGACAACCAGATAGTAAGCACCAAAGGGGAGCGATTCAAAGATGTGCGGAACCCTGAGGCCGAGGAGATGAAGGCCACATACATCAACCTCAAGCCAGCCAGAAAGTACCGCTTCCACTGA
- the CD2H10orf95 gene encoding uncharacterized protein C10orf95 homolog, with product MYSYSCLEPGAGVWPPLQPLTYSYPSRPLLLPLIHAHSCCCRLPSLTAGEWPAPREYHCFHSQGAPLAAAPPSWAFPQTYAAALRPPYPTPGYLGPFLQGCAAEGMAAAQRNAPWPEGSSLQLELRWGRTERALGPRLQLPDVVRRELRRMYGTYPRTDVRVTYRGGQFLLQAAPRVPEPEYRVQRRVLRPSASSGSEDSSPAAEAAERSRRRKRKGQS from the coding sequence ATGTACTCGTACAGCTGCCTGGAGCCCGGAGCGGGCGTCTGGCCTCCGCTGCAGCCCCTCACTTACTCCTACCCGTCCCGCCCTTTGCTGCTGCCCCTCATCCACGCCCACAGCTGCTGCTGCCGGCTTCCGAGCCTGACCGCGGGCGAGTGGCCGGCTCCGCGGGAATACCACTGCTTCCACAGCCAAGGCGCGCCCCTGGCGGCCGCGCCGCCCTCGTGGGCCTTCCCGCAGACCTACGCCGCGGCCCTGCGCCCGCCTTACCCCACGCCCGGCTACCTGGGGCCATTCCTACAGGGGTGCGCGGCGGAGGGGATGGCGGCCGCCCAGCGCAACGCGCCGTGGCCGGAAGGCAGTAGCTTGCAGCTCGAGCTGCGATGGGGCCGCACGGAGCGTGCTCTGGGCCCGCGCCTCCAGCTGCCCGACGTGGTGCGGCGGGAGCTGCGGCGGATGTACGGCACTTACCCGCGCACTGACGTGCGCGTCACCTACCGCGGCGGCCAGTTCCTGCTTCAGGCCGCGCCGCGCGTCCCCGAGCCTGAGTACCGTGTGCAGAGGCGCGTGCTTCGGCCGTCCGCCAGTAGCGGCAGCGAAGACAGCAGCCCGGCCGCTGAAGCGGCGGAGCGTAGCCGTCGGAGGAAGCGAAAAGGCCAGAGCTGA